One Mycobacteroides salmoniphilum DNA segment encodes these proteins:
- a CDS encoding Zn-ribbon domain-containing OB-fold protein — protein sequence MSTLPVPVTSIASPFHMDYTYVAGIGRSVFLRGLAQRRLLARQCPDCERAYCPAPQFCSRCLSELGEPYPLTGTGTVQTFCIVSFPFPGQVFTPPYAVAHIQLHGADTRLMHMIGDTEPDGVHIGMTVEPVWVSDEDLGATMQSIRYFRPVSNEAAHA from the coding sequence GTGAGCACATTGCCCGTACCGGTCACCTCGATAGCCAGCCCGTTTCACATGGACTACACGTATGTTGCCGGAATCGGCCGGTCGGTCTTCCTCCGTGGACTGGCGCAACGACGGCTGCTGGCACGCCAATGCCCGGACTGCGAACGCGCGTACTGCCCTGCGCCGCAATTCTGTTCGCGATGCCTGAGCGAACTGGGCGAACCGTACCCACTTACGGGAACCGGCACGGTCCAGACCTTCTGCATCGTCAGCTTCCCCTTTCCCGGGCAGGTGTTTACCCCGCCGTACGCGGTGGCACACATCCAGTTGCACGGTGCTGACACCAGGCTCATGCACATGATCGGGGACACCGAGCCGGACGGAGTACACATCGGTATGACGGTCGAGCCGGTCTGGGTGTCCGACGAGGACCTCGGTGCCACCATGCAGAGCATCCGCTACTTCCGCCCAGTATCGAACGAGGCCGCCCATGCGTGA
- a CDS encoding DNA-binding protein, with the protein MTDQSTESLRAPYTIEFGFERTVGPKIGTFLGGLRDARLFGVRTTHGQVSCPVLEFDPTDASATGELVELEPKGVVLQWTWVPPRPADEIKTSFAWALIRIDGTANSMFHAVDVGGNLAVMRTGLPVAPRWRTDRVGAITDIVCFEPIGQP; encoded by the coding sequence GTGACCGACCAATCCACCGAATCCCTACGCGCTCCCTACACGATCGAGTTCGGATTCGAACGCACCGTCGGCCCCAAGATCGGCACCTTCCTCGGCGGTCTGCGCGACGCGCGGCTGTTCGGAGTGCGGACAACCCACGGCCAGGTGTCGTGCCCGGTGCTCGAATTCGACCCGACAGACGCCAGCGCCACCGGCGAGTTGGTGGAGCTTGAGCCGAAGGGCGTTGTGCTGCAATGGACATGGGTGCCTCCACGGCCAGCCGACGAGATCAAAACAAGTTTCGCATGGGCACTCATCCGCATCGACGGAACCGCCAACTCGATGTTTCACGCGGTCGATGTCGGCGGAAACCTCGCGGTGATGAGGACGGGACTTCCGGTCGCCCCGCGATGGCGCACCGACCGCGTCGGCGCCATCACCGATATCGTCTGCTTCGAACCGATCGGTCAGCCGTGA
- a CDS encoding ABC transporter substrate-binding protein: MATAGRVIAALLMLLAFTGCSRTHSPPPATTPTLSPDGFPLSIPHKYGGAFLPTRPNRVVTLGWNDQDLVQSLGTKPVGVRSALPEYPMYPWVVPEVSYPPVVSGAELNFDAIAAAKPDVILATGADIDRPTYDRLTRIAPTVVSEDRLDRAETPWYTQLFTIGRAIGKSDQARMRSEEVGTRYNQIRTGHQHWVNRTAVVDWVADGQGTFLVGFRDPRRAVFDGLGFLSQRYAGPVPDSELKKKADEDLLVVVGATEQQAKSMGGLADLRAVTEGRAVYIPADSPVVDALRLGGPLARIYALEQLTPQLEKALKPPPPR; the protein is encoded by the coding sequence ATGGCAACGGCCGGACGCGTGATTGCCGCGCTCCTGATGCTGCTGGCGTTCACCGGATGCTCTCGCACTCACAGTCCGCCACCCGCCACCACTCCGACACTGTCTCCTGACGGCTTCCCCCTGAGCATCCCGCACAAGTACGGCGGCGCGTTCCTCCCGACACGGCCCAACCGCGTGGTCACACTCGGATGGAACGACCAAGACCTCGTGCAGTCGTTGGGCACCAAACCCGTCGGCGTCCGGTCCGCACTGCCGGAGTACCCCATGTACCCCTGGGTCGTTCCGGAGGTCTCCTATCCCCCCGTCGTCTCAGGCGCGGAGCTGAATTTCGACGCTATCGCCGCCGCCAAGCCCGACGTCATCCTGGCCACCGGCGCCGATATCGACAGGCCCACCTATGACAGGCTGACCCGGATCGCACCAACCGTGGTCTCGGAGGACCGCCTCGATCGTGCTGAAACACCTTGGTATACACAGCTCTTCACCATCGGTCGCGCCATCGGCAAGTCCGATCAGGCGCGCATGCGATCCGAGGAGGTTGGCACCCGGTACAACCAGATACGCACCGGACACCAGCATTGGGTCAACCGAACCGCTGTCGTCGATTGGGTCGCCGACGGACAAGGGACCTTCCTGGTGGGGTTCCGCGATCCGCGCCGAGCGGTTTTCGACGGTCTGGGCTTCCTGAGCCAGCGATACGCCGGCCCGGTGCCCGATAGCGAGCTGAAGAAGAAAGCCGACGAGGACCTCCTGGTCGTGGTGGGAGCCACCGAGCAGCAGGCGAAGTCCATGGGTGGCCTTGCCGACCTGCGTGCGGTCACCGAGGGGCGCGCGGTCTACATCCCGGCGGACAGCCCAGTGGTGGACGCGCTCCGGCTCGGCGGCCCACTGGCTCGGATCTATGCCCTCGAACAACTGACACCCCAGCTCGAAAAGGCATTGAAGCCACCCCCTCCGCGATAA
- a CDS encoding CaiB/BaiF CoA transferase family protein yields the protein MADTGVKTGPLAGVKVIELGGIGPGPHAAMMLSDLGADVIRVRRPGGLAIPAEEADLFHRGKRLVNLDVKKDPEGLLALVDKADVLLDPFRPGVCERIGIGPEECATRNPRLIFARMTGWGQHGPMADRAGHDINYLSLTGALGSMGYKDRPPMPPMNLVADFGGGSMLLVQGILAALYEREKSGKGQVIDGAMVDGVSQLAQMQWTMYNNGLLFDERESGLLDGGAPFYGTYETSDGKYMAVGSIEPQFFAILVHGLGLDPESVPFQLDKARYPEMRKMFDDAFKTKTRDEWTEIFIGTDACVSPVLTWGEAKQNGHLRERGTIVEVNGVTQAAPAPRFSRTPSGPIEASPKDTTELSDIGW from the coding sequence ATGGCTGACACTGGCGTCAAGACAGGCCCCCTTGCGGGCGTAAAGGTGATCGAGCTCGGTGGCATCGGCCCCGGGCCGCACGCGGCGATGATGTTGTCCGACTTGGGGGCAGACGTCATCCGGGTCCGTCGTCCGGGCGGGCTTGCGATCCCCGCTGAGGAGGCCGATCTCTTCCACCGCGGCAAGCGCCTGGTCAACCTGGACGTCAAGAAGGACCCCGAAGGGCTGCTCGCGCTCGTCGACAAGGCCGATGTCCTGCTGGACCCATTTCGGCCCGGTGTGTGCGAGCGCATCGGGATCGGCCCCGAGGAGTGCGCCACGCGCAACCCGCGGCTGATTTTCGCCCGGATGACGGGCTGGGGCCAGCACGGCCCGATGGCCGACCGCGCGGGGCACGACATCAACTACCTGTCGCTGACCGGCGCCCTGGGCTCGATGGGCTACAAGGACCGGCCGCCGATGCCGCCGATGAACTTGGTCGCCGACTTCGGCGGTGGCTCAATGCTTTTGGTGCAGGGCATCCTGGCCGCACTGTACGAGCGTGAGAAGTCGGGCAAGGGGCAGGTCATCGATGGCGCGATGGTCGACGGCGTCAGCCAGCTGGCCCAGATGCAATGGACGATGTACAACAACGGTCTGCTGTTCGATGAGCGTGAGTCTGGTCTGCTCGACGGTGGGGCGCCGTTCTACGGCACCTATGAGACCTCCGACGGTAAATACATGGCGGTGGGATCGATCGAGCCGCAGTTCTTCGCGATCCTGGTCCACGGCCTGGGACTGGATCCCGAGAGCGTTCCGTTCCAGCTCGACAAGGCGCGTTACCCCGAGATGCGCAAGATGTTCGACGACGCGTTCAAGACCAAGACCCGCGATGAGTGGACCGAGATCTTCATCGGCACCGATGCCTGTGTGTCACCGGTGCTCACCTGGGGCGAGGCCAAGCAGAATGGGCATCTGCGCGAGCGCGGCACCATCGTCGAGGTCAACGGAGTGACGCAGGCCGCGCCGGCCCCGCGCTTCTCGCGGACGCCCAGTGGGCCCATCGAGGCGTCGCCGAAGGACACGACCGAGCTCTCCGATATCGGCTGGTGA
- a CDS encoding alpha/beta hydrolase, with protein MTSARHAAESRLAAVTYAGPEWMGKANWHSVAETYLFKAVGKPGLYALTRLMLAVNRRFPDALLNRRYDGLERLMGWVPGVSGTRTERVQLPNCEAEWTWNAKNEPGPDAPVVIYFHGSAFIALGINSHRPLVSHIARDSGARALSVGYRLCPRNLVEDAVADGVDAYRYVLSQGVDPDNIVLAGDSAGGFLAAMIAIAVRDQGLRPPAGCVLISAATNNDMEPKYAAVKRVGDAMFPVNFLKMINDVFLLRNGAREPGACPADADLAGLGPFLLQVGSQEALRPDSELFAERLVAAGVPVRLQIFDRAIHVFQVFAATNPDARRAVGEITEFIKILPGLAKARQRPDAVAAGLTS; from the coding sequence ATGACCAGCGCCCGACATGCCGCCGAATCCCGGCTGGCCGCCGTTACCTATGCGGGGCCGGAGTGGATGGGCAAGGCCAATTGGCATTCGGTGGCCGAGACGTACCTGTTCAAGGCGGTGGGCAAGCCGGGACTCTACGCGTTGACCCGGCTGATGCTGGCCGTCAACCGTCGGTTCCCTGATGCCCTGTTGAACCGGCGATACGACGGACTGGAACGTCTCATGGGCTGGGTGCCGGGCGTGTCCGGAACCCGCACCGAGCGTGTTCAGCTGCCGAATTGCGAAGCTGAATGGACGTGGAACGCCAAGAATGAGCCGGGGCCAGACGCCCCGGTGGTCATCTACTTCCATGGATCGGCGTTCATCGCGTTGGGGATCAACAGCCATCGACCGTTGGTGAGCCATATCGCGCGTGACTCCGGTGCGCGGGCGCTGAGCGTGGGCTACCGGTTGTGCCCGCGCAATCTGGTCGAAGATGCCGTCGCCGACGGCGTCGATGCGTACCGCTACGTGCTGAGTCAGGGCGTCGATCCGGACAACATCGTGCTCGCGGGTGATTCGGCCGGTGGATTCCTGGCGGCCATGATCGCTATCGCGGTGCGGGATCAGGGCCTGCGGCCGCCCGCGGGGTGTGTGCTGATCTCGGCGGCCACCAACAATGACATGGAGCCGAAGTACGCAGCCGTCAAACGTGTTGGCGATGCCATGTTCCCCGTGAACTTCCTGAAGATGATCAACGATGTGTTCCTGCTGCGCAATGGCGCGCGCGAGCCGGGAGCGTGCCCGGCCGACGCCGACCTGGCCGGACTGGGCCCGTTCCTGCTGCAGGTGGGTTCGCAGGAGGCGCTGCGGCCCGACTCCGAACTGTTCGCGGAACGTCTTGTCGCGGCAGGGGTTCCGGTGCGGTTGCAGATCTTTGACCGCGCGATTCACGTGTTTCAGGTGTTCGCGGCGACGAACCCAGACGCCCGCCGCGCGGTGGGGGAGATTACCGAGTTCATCAAGATCCTGCCGGGGCTGGCCAAGGCGCGCCAGCGTCCGGACGCGGTCGCGGCGGGCCTAACCTCCTAG
- a CDS encoding pyridoxal phosphate-dependent aminotransferase, translating to MNPKTVNRLRPFGATIFAEMSALAVRHDAINLGQGFPDEDGPASMLDAAQQAIRSGLNQYPPGLGTPELRRAIAADRLARYGEELDPDTQVLVTVGATEAIAGALLGLVEPGSEVILIEPYYDSYAAAVAMAGAIRVPVPLVPDGAGFALDTHALAAAITPRTAALVINSPHNPTGKVFTDGELARVAELAVEHDLLVISDEVYERLLFDGRTQTPMASLPGMADRTVTISSAAKTFNCTGWKIGWACGSAELVAGVRAAKQFLTYVGGAPFQPAVAVALDTEQTWVKNLRESLQRRRNRLSEALTGLGFEVHSSEGGYFVCADPRPLGFNDSAELCRRLPETVGVAAVPVSAFCDPNTGTADQWNHLVRFTFAKRDAVIDEAISRLARLGG from the coding sequence GTGAACCCGAAGACCGTCAACCGGTTGCGCCCTTTCGGCGCAACGATCTTCGCCGAAATGTCGGCGCTCGCGGTCCGCCACGACGCGATCAATCTGGGCCAGGGATTCCCCGATGAAGACGGCCCAGCGTCCATGCTCGATGCGGCGCAGCAGGCCATCCGTTCCGGTCTCAACCAATATCCACCGGGGCTCGGCACCCCCGAACTGCGCCGGGCCATCGCCGCCGATCGGCTCGCCCGCTACGGCGAGGAGCTCGATCCGGACACACAGGTTCTGGTGACCGTCGGCGCCACCGAGGCGATCGCGGGTGCACTCCTGGGCCTCGTCGAGCCCGGCTCCGAGGTCATTCTGATCGAGCCGTACTACGACTCGTACGCGGCCGCGGTGGCTATGGCAGGCGCCATTCGTGTCCCGGTACCGCTCGTTCCCGACGGTGCGGGCTTCGCCCTGGATACCCACGCGCTCGCGGCCGCCATCACCCCCCGGACCGCGGCACTGGTCATCAATTCCCCGCATAACCCGACGGGCAAGGTGTTCACCGACGGCGAGCTGGCACGGGTTGCCGAGCTCGCGGTCGAGCACGATCTGCTGGTCATTTCCGACGAGGTGTATGAGCGGCTGCTCTTCGATGGGCGCACGCAGACCCCGATGGCCAGCCTGCCCGGGATGGCCGATCGCACGGTCACGATCTCCAGCGCCGCCAAGACCTTCAACTGCACCGGCTGGAAGATCGGCTGGGCTTGTGGCTCAGCGGAATTGGTCGCGGGCGTGCGCGCCGCCAAGCAGTTCCTTACCTATGTCGGCGGAGCACCCTTTCAGCCCGCGGTGGCAGTGGCCCTGGATACCGAACAGACCTGGGTGAAGAACCTGCGAGAGTCATTGCAGCGCAGGCGCAATCGCCTCTCCGAGGCACTGACCGGCTTGGGATTCGAGGTGCACAGCAGCGAGGGCGGGTACTTCGTCTGCGCGGATCCGCGGCCCCTGGGGTTCAACGACAGCGCCGAGCTCTGTCGGCGCCTACCGGAAACCGTTGGCGTGGCCGCGGTTCCGGTAAGCGCCTTCTGCGATCCCAATACCGGAACAGCCGATCAATGGAATCACCTGGTGCGGTTCACCTTCGCCAAGCGCGACGCGGTGATCGACGAGGCGATATCCCGCTTGGCGCGACTAGGAGGTTAG
- a CDS encoding acetyl-CoA C-acetyltransferase, whose product MTEAFIYEAIRTPRGKQRGGALNEVKPLNLVVGLIDEIRRRFPDLDENLISDVVLGVVAPVGDQGGDIARTAVLAAGLPDTVGGVQLNRFCASGLEAVNVAAQKVRSGWDDLVLAGGVESMSRVPMGSDGGAWASDPATNYDVSFVPQGIGADLIATIEGFTRDDVDAYAARSQDRAAAAWSGGYFAKSVVPVKDQNGLLILDHDEHMRPGTTAADLGKLKPAFEGLAALGGFDDVARIKYTYVEKINHVHTGGNSSGIVDGAALVLVGSEEAGKSQGLTPRARVVATATTGSEPLIMLTGPTPATQKVLDRAGLTVDDIDLFELNEAFASVVLKFQKDLNIPDEKLNVNGGAIAMGHPLGATGAMITGTMVDELERRGLRRALITLCVGGGMGVATIIERV is encoded by the coding sequence ATGACTGAAGCATTCATCTACGAGGCCATCCGCACGCCTCGCGGTAAGCAGCGCGGCGGCGCCCTCAACGAGGTCAAGCCGCTGAACCTGGTGGTTGGCCTGATCGACGAGATCCGCCGCCGCTTCCCCGACCTGGACGAGAACCTGATCAGCGACGTCGTGCTCGGCGTCGTGGCACCCGTCGGCGACCAGGGCGGCGACATTGCCCGTACCGCGGTGCTGGCGGCAGGCCTGCCCGACACCGTCGGTGGCGTGCAGCTCAACCGCTTCTGTGCCTCCGGCCTGGAAGCCGTCAATGTCGCGGCCCAGAAGGTCCGTTCCGGTTGGGACGACCTGGTACTCGCCGGTGGTGTGGAATCCATGTCGCGCGTCCCGATGGGCAGCGATGGCGGCGCCTGGGCGTCGGACCCGGCCACCAACTACGACGTGTCCTTCGTGCCGCAGGGCATTGGTGCCGACCTGATCGCCACCATCGAGGGCTTCACCCGTGATGACGTCGACGCCTACGCCGCCCGCTCGCAGGACCGTGCCGCAGCTGCGTGGTCCGGCGGTTACTTCGCCAAGTCTGTTGTGCCGGTGAAGGACCAGAACGGTCTGCTCATCCTGGACCACGACGAGCACATGCGTCCGGGCACCACTGCCGCGGACCTGGGCAAGTTGAAGCCCGCCTTCGAGGGCCTGGCCGCACTCGGCGGGTTCGACGACGTGGCGCGCATCAAGTACACCTACGTCGAGAAGATCAACCACGTGCACACCGGTGGTAACAGCTCGGGCATCGTCGATGGCGCCGCTCTGGTGCTTGTCGGCTCCGAAGAAGCCGGTAAGTCGCAGGGTCTGACCCCGCGTGCCCGGGTCGTGGCGACCGCCACCACCGGTAGCGAGCCGCTCATCATGTTGACCGGCCCCACGCCCGCCACCCAGAAGGTGCTCGACCGCGCCGGCCTGACCGTGGACGACATCGATCTGTTCGAGCTCAACGAGGCGTTCGCCTCGGTGGTCCTGAAGTTCCAGAAGGACCTGAACATCCCGGACGAGAAGCTCAACGTGAACGGCGGCGCCATCGCCATGGGCCACCCGCTAGGTGCCACCGGCGCCATGATCACCGGAACCATGGTCGACGAGCTCGAGCGCCGTGGCCTCCGTCGCGCCCTCATCACCCTGTGTGTCGGTGGCGGCATGGGTGTGGCCACCATCATCGAGCGAGTCTGA
- a CDS encoding 3-hydroxyacyl-CoA dehydrogenase NAD-binding domain-containing protein: MSANTIQWEKDADGIVTLTLDDPNGSANVMNDDYKQSMAAAVKRLVEEKDSITGVVITSAKKTFFAGGDLTKIIQIQPEHAQEAFNEVEEIKKDLRTLETFGRPVVAAINGAALGGGLEIALATHYRIAADVKGSQIGLPEVSLGLLPGGGGVTRVTRMLGIQNGFVTVLAQGTRFNPTKAKEVGLIDELVGSVDELIPAAKAWVKANPEAVQRWDVKGYKIPGGTPATPALAAILPSFPSNLKKQLKGAPMPAPRAILAAAVEGAQVDFDTASRIESRYFTSLTTGQVAKNMTQAFFFDLQTINGGGSRPDGIAKREIKKIGVLGAGMMGAGIAYVSAKAGYDVVLKDVSAEAAQKGKAYSEKIEEKALSRGKTTAEKSAALLAKITPTADPADLAGVDFVVEAVFENTELKHKVFQEIEDIVEPNALLGSNTSTLPITGLAAGVKRQEDFIGIHFFSPVDKMPLVEIIRGEKTSDEALARVFDYVLAIKKTPIVVNDSRGFFTSRVIGTFVNEAVAMLAEGIEPSTIEQAGSQAGYPAPPLQLSDELNLTLMQKIRKETVEAAKAEGKELPDDPAGRVIDTLVEAGRPGRLGGAGFYDYVDGKRTELWPGLRTTFNTRLGSDAANPPLQDLIERMLFAEAIETQKCFDEGVLTSTADANIGSIFGIGFPPWTGGVHQYIVGYEGPAGKGKAGFVARAKELAAKYGDRFNPPASLLDA; this comes from the coding sequence ATGAGTGCAAACACAATTCAGTGGGAAAAGGATGCCGACGGCATCGTTACCCTTACCTTGGACGACCCCAACGGCTCGGCCAACGTGATGAACGACGACTACAAGCAGTCGATGGCTGCGGCCGTCAAGCGCCTTGTGGAAGAGAAGGATTCGATCACCGGCGTGGTGATCACCAGCGCCAAGAAGACCTTCTTCGCCGGTGGTGACCTCACCAAGATCATCCAGATCCAGCCAGAGCACGCTCAGGAGGCCTTCAACGAGGTCGAGGAGATCAAGAAGGACCTGCGCACGCTGGAGACCTTCGGTCGCCCGGTCGTGGCAGCCATCAATGGCGCCGCCCTCGGTGGTGGCCTGGAGATCGCGTTGGCCACCCATTACCGGATTGCCGCCGATGTCAAGGGATCTCAGATCGGTCTGCCCGAGGTATCGCTGGGTCTGCTGCCCGGCGGCGGCGGTGTCACCCGGGTTACCCGCATGCTCGGCATCCAGAACGGCTTCGTCACCGTGCTGGCGCAGGGCACCCGCTTCAACCCGACCAAGGCCAAGGAAGTCGGCCTGATCGACGAGCTGGTTGGCTCCGTTGATGAGTTGATCCCCGCCGCCAAGGCATGGGTCAAGGCCAACCCCGAGGCCGTGCAGCGCTGGGATGTCAAGGGCTACAAGATTCCTGGCGGCACCCCGGCCACCCCGGCGCTGGCGGCCATCCTGCCGTCGTTCCCGTCGAACCTGAAGAAGCAGCTCAAGGGCGCGCCGATGCCGGCCCCGCGGGCCATCCTGGCCGCCGCGGTCGAGGGTGCCCAGGTGGACTTCGATACGGCCAGCCGTATCGAGAGCCGCTACTTCACCAGCCTGACCACCGGCCAGGTCGCCAAGAACATGACGCAGGCGTTCTTCTTTGACCTGCAGACCATCAACGGCGGCGGATCACGCCCGGACGGCATCGCCAAGCGGGAGATCAAGAAGATCGGTGTGCTGGGTGCGGGCATGATGGGTGCCGGTATCGCGTACGTCTCGGCCAAGGCCGGCTATGACGTCGTCCTGAAGGACGTTTCGGCGGAGGCAGCTCAAAAGGGCAAGGCCTACTCGGAAAAGATTGAGGAGAAGGCTCTTTCGCGTGGCAAGACCACCGCGGAGAAGTCGGCGGCACTGCTGGCCAAGATCACCCCGACCGCCGATCCTGCCGATCTGGCAGGTGTGGACTTCGTGGTCGAGGCGGTCTTCGAGAACACCGAGCTCAAGCACAAGGTGTTCCAGGAGATCGAGGACATCGTCGAGCCCAACGCGCTTCTCGGCTCCAACACCTCCACCCTGCCCATCACGGGTCTGGCAGCGGGTGTGAAGCGTCAGGAAGACTTCATCGGTATCCACTTCTTCTCGCCGGTCGACAAGATGCCGCTGGTGGAAATCATCCGCGGTGAGAAGACCTCTGATGAGGCGCTGGCCCGGGTGTTCGACTACGTGCTGGCCATCAAGAAGACCCCGATCGTCGTCAACGACAGCCGTGGCTTCTTCACCTCACGTGTCATCGGCACCTTCGTCAACGAGGCCGTCGCGATGCTGGCCGAGGGCATCGAGCCCTCGACCATCGAGCAGGCCGGCAGCCAGGCCGGATACCCGGCCCCGCCGCTGCAGCTGTCGGATGAGCTGAACCTGACGCTGATGCAGAAGATCCGCAAGGAGACCGTCGAGGCCGCCAAGGCCGAGGGCAAGGAACTGCCGGACGATCCGGCGGGCCGTGTCATCGACACGCTGGTCGAGGCGGGTCGTCCAGGTCGTCTGGGTGGCGCTGGTTTCTACGACTACGTGGACGGCAAGCGCACCGAGCTGTGGCCCGGCCTGCGCACGACGTTCAACACCCGTCTGGGATCTGACGCGGCCAACCCGCCGCTGCAGGACCTCATCGAGCGCATGCTGTTCGCGGAGGCCATCGAAACGCAGAAGTGCTTCGACGAGGGCGTGTTGACCTCGACCGCTGACGCCAACATCGGCTCGATCTTCGGCATCGGCTTCCCGCCCTGGACCGGCGGTGTGCACCAGTACATCGTCGGGTACGAGGGTCCCGCCGGAAAGGGCAAGGCCGGGTTCGTGGCTCGCGCAAAGGAATTGGCCGCCAAGTACGGTGACCGCTTCAACCCGCCCGCGTCGCTCCTGGACGCGTAG
- a CDS encoding condensation domain-containing protein: MVALGTIHDWRPKPGTVISWSASPRARQAAAQAPASLVPPSYQQAQHVRSYRDLARQDREMARLGIGSWDVPGVCDIDAMTAAINAHLRRHDTYHSWFEFDTADTIVRHAIGDPQTIDFVPQDHGLQGPDEIRAHLLRTSGTPLSWDCFTFGVIQRADHFTVYISVDHLHTDGMSTGIIYVEIQLMYASLVHGSALQLPPPAGYLDFSARERAHNQAMTLDSFEVQTWLRYARDNGGTLPDFVLPLGDRSVPHVGGMVATPLLDAEETVAFEKACEQAGVRFSGGVFACTALIDRELTGADAFYGITPYDTRGTAEEQMSVGWYASFIPFVVDMSEASFARVARSAQKSFDECQPLAKVPFERALELAGPESGLTAPDYVVPMVSFLDARKIPVSAEWDRINGGIYGDSRSSDQVCMWVNRFENETNLTISFPDNAVARESVSRYLEVARMVYQRVAQSQFVS, translated from the coding sequence ATGGTTGCACTCGGAACGATCCACGATTGGCGTCCCAAGCCGGGAACCGTCATCTCCTGGAGTGCGTCGCCACGCGCCCGCCAGGCCGCTGCGCAAGCGCCCGCCAGCCTGGTGCCGCCGAGCTATCAACAAGCCCAGCATGTGCGCTCCTACCGGGATCTGGCCCGCCAGGACCGCGAGATGGCACGGCTGGGCATCGGATCCTGGGACGTCCCCGGCGTGTGCGATATCGATGCCATGACCGCGGCGATCAACGCGCACCTGCGTCGGCACGACACCTACCACTCATGGTTCGAGTTCGACACGGCCGACACAATCGTCCGGCACGCGATCGGGGATCCGCAGACCATCGACTTCGTGCCGCAGGATCATGGGCTGCAGGGCCCCGATGAGATCCGTGCGCACCTGCTGCGCACGTCGGGCACTCCGCTCTCGTGGGATTGCTTCACCTTTGGGGTGATTCAGCGCGCGGACCACTTCACGGTGTACATCAGTGTCGATCATCTGCATACCGACGGCATGTCGACCGGGATCATCTATGTCGAGATCCAGTTGATGTACGCCAGCCTGGTGCACGGGTCGGCGCTACAGCTTCCACCTCCCGCGGGTTATCTGGATTTCTCCGCCCGCGAACGTGCGCACAACCAGGCCATGACCCTGGATTCGTTCGAGGTGCAGACCTGGCTCCGGTACGCGCGGGATAACGGTGGCACCCTGCCGGACTTCGTTTTGCCGCTCGGCGACCGTTCCGTGCCGCACGTCGGTGGCATGGTCGCTACTCCGCTACTGGACGCCGAGGAGACGGTGGCGTTCGAAAAGGCTTGTGAACAGGCGGGTGTGCGCTTCAGTGGTGGTGTATTCGCGTGTACCGCACTGATCGACCGCGAGCTCACTGGCGCCGATGCCTTCTACGGCATTACCCCGTATGACACGCGCGGCACTGCCGAGGAGCAGATGTCGGTGGGTTGGTACGCGAGCTTCATTCCCTTCGTGGTCGATATGTCGGAGGCTTCCTTCGCACGGGTCGCACGGTCCGCGCAGAAGTCGTTCGACGAATGCCAGCCGCTGGCCAAGGTTCCTTTTGAGCGTGCCTTGGAGCTCGCGGGTCCGGAGTCGGGGTTGACCGCCCCGGACTATGTGGTGCCGATGGTGTCCTTCCTGGACGCGCGCAAGATCCCGGTCAGTGCCGAATGGGATCGAATCAATGGCGGAATCTACGGGGACAGCCGTTCTTCCGATCAGGTGTGTATGTGGGTCAACAGGTTTGAGAACGAAACCAACCTGACGATCTCGTTCCCCGACAACGCAGTCGCCCGTGAATCTGTGTCGCGCTATCTGGAAGTGGCCCGCATGGTTTACCAGCGTGTCGCGCAGTCACAGTTCGTTTCCTGA